From Lawsonia intracellularis PHE/MN1-00, the proteins below share one genomic window:
- a CDS encoding glutamate decarboxylase codes for MATARKAVVKKMPVGHGTKRGSMGNRTQKSSMSNGVVRHELLDDVFAEDDLSQTLPKYQMPLYEHRPRDIYQAVHDELMLDGNARQNLATFCQTWVDPEIHKLMDECVAKNMIDKDEYPQTAELEMRCVNMLADLWNSPDPTNTIGCSAIGSSEAAMLGGMALKWRWRAQRKKAGKSTDKPNLVCGPVQICWHKFARYWDIELREIPMEKNRLIMSPEEAIKRCDENTIGVVPTLGVTYTGQYEPVEEVSNALDALQKKKGWDIPIHVDAASGGFLAPFIEPELVWDFRLPRVKSINSSGHKFGLAPLGMGWVVWREKTDLPEDLIFWVNYLGSNIPTFAINFSRPGGQIVCQYYNLLRLGREGYRRIHQACYDTTDYLANELTKTGIFKILYGGKTGIPALTWTLKDEKKYPFSLYDLSDRLRTRGWQVPAYSMPANRTDLVVMRVLVRHGFDHDLADLLVNDIHRAIEHLKQNPRRKPLGSGQVTSYDHSGRSSIPQKKK; via the coding sequence ATGGCAACTGCAAGAAAGGCTGTAGTAAAAAAAATGCCTGTGGGGCATGGAACAAAAAGAGGATCTATGGGGAATAGGACACAAAAATCATCCATGAGTAATGGTGTGGTACGTCATGAATTATTAGATGATGTTTTTGCAGAAGATGATCTTAGTCAAACCTTACCTAAGTATCAAATGCCACTGTATGAGCATAGACCTAGAGATATTTATCAGGCTGTTCATGATGAGCTTATGCTAGATGGTAATGCACGGCAAAATCTTGCAACATTTTGTCAGACTTGGGTTGATCCTGAAATCCATAAACTTATGGATGAATGTGTTGCTAAGAACATGATTGATAAGGATGAATATCCACAGACAGCAGAACTGGAAATGCGCTGTGTAAATATGTTAGCTGATCTTTGGAATTCCCCAGATCCAACAAATACAATAGGATGTTCAGCTATTGGTTCTAGTGAAGCAGCCATGCTTGGTGGTATGGCATTAAAGTGGAGATGGAGGGCACAAAGAAAAAAAGCTGGAAAATCAACAGATAAGCCTAACTTAGTATGTGGACCTGTACAAATCTGTTGGCATAAATTTGCTCGCTATTGGGATATTGAGTTACGTGAAATTCCCATGGAAAAAAATAGACTTATTATGTCACCAGAAGAAGCCATCAAACGCTGTGATGAAAATACAATAGGCGTGGTCCCTACATTAGGTGTAACATATACAGGTCAGTATGAACCTGTAGAAGAGGTTAGTAATGCATTAGATGCATTACAAAAGAAGAAAGGATGGGATATTCCCATTCATGTTGATGCAGCAAGTGGAGGATTTCTTGCACCATTTATTGAGCCTGAGCTAGTATGGGATTTTCGCTTACCTCGTGTAAAATCTATTAACTCTTCAGGACATAAGTTTGGACTTGCACCTTTAGGTATGGGCTGGGTTGTATGGAGAGAGAAAACTGATTTACCTGAAGATCTTATTTTTTGGGTAAACTATTTAGGAAGTAATATTCCTACATTTGCTATTAATTTTTCTAGACCTGGAGGACAAATAGTTTGTCAATATTATAACTTACTTCGCTTAGGTCGTGAGGGATATCGTCGTATTCATCAGGCTTGTTATGATACAACAGATTACCTTGCCAATGAGTTGACAAAGACTGGAATTTTTAAAATTTTGTATGGTGGTAAAACAGGTATACCAGCTTTAACATGGACACTTAAAGATGAAAAAAAGTACCCATTTAGTTTATATGATCTTTCAGATCGTTTAAGAACTCGTGGATGGCAAGTTCCAGCATATTCAATGCCTGCTAATCGGACTGATCTTGTTGTAATGAGAGTCCTTGTTCGTCATGGTTTTGATCATGATTTAGCCGATCTTTTAGTAAATGATATACATCGTGCTATTGAACACCTTAAACAAAATCCAAGACGTAAGCCATTGGGTTCAGGTCAAGTTACAAGTTATGATCACTCTGGACGTTC